A region of the Gopherus flavomarginatus isolate rGopFla2 chromosome 3, rGopFla2.mat.asm, whole genome shotgun sequence genome:
AGCTAAGGCAAAATCTCTGAAGAATAGTGGTAAATAAGCTTGAAGTAGTTTGCACGTTGGTAAAGAAATCAGCATGGATTGTAGTTTCTTTGCTATTCACTCAAGAAAATCTCATTAGTCAGTGAGTCTTAAACCACTGCCATTCAAGGTGAGCAATGATAGAATTTCTAGTTTGGATTTGGTAtgatagtattttttaaaagtttagttGCGCTTGATTTTTAATAGCAGGGTATAAATATTGGCATTATAAAACATTATATCCTTGCTTAAGTCCTTAATGGATGGGCAAAGGCAttgtgaaagatttttttttttttttggacactttttttttctcttcagttcAGTTGAACAGCTGGATAGCAATCTGAAAACATGTCTGAATGCTAAAGGTCAACAGTAGTTAGAACTGTGCCCTGGAAGGGAGTTGTTGCAGATGAAGTTGACTAAACTTAAGCAATACAAGTGATGCCCATTCTCATGACAAGAATGCATGCAAATACTCCAAGGGCTCagtctcttatttttattttttttccctatcCATTTGTGGTATGTAGCAAAGAAAGTTCAAAGATAACATTTTTGATCATTCTACATTTCCTATATGTATGCTAAGTTTTCTGACTACCAGAAGATTTGTTTCCTGAAATCAAGTCTCTTTCCTGTTTCTGAGCCTGATTAACATCAGAGTGATCAAAATTTTCTACAAAGTCTGGATCTTATGTTTTAGTTTGGACCCATTTCTGGTTTTGACTCAAGCATCAGTGGAGTAATATAcaaatatagggccaaattccacTTTTGTTGACTTAACTGAGACCAGGATTTGGCTCTTAAGCCTTGTTTACATGAGCAAAATTACCTGTTACTGACAGGGTGTCAGCAATGGGTGCATCTATCTGAATGAATACTGTTTTCTTGGTCTTCCCTTGTAGTCAAATTATGTTTAACGCCAACTGAGTGGCACCCATTGTCAGCCATAGGTAATTTTCCTGTTCTAGGCAAACTTCTCCATTGTTTCCTTACTCATGAATAGAATCTTAAGTTTCGGCATCTGGACCACAGAGTGCAGTGTGTCCTTTATGCACTGTACATACGTGTGTTTGTAATCAAACACGAGTACTGGTTTTTtgtttcctctcccccccccccccggctttgtGAAGTGTCATATGACTAAAAAGGGaactggagctaggggaagataCCCCATTAGAGGCTACATGAATAAAGCCCTCTGAATGATCATTGATTAGCCAGAGAATAAACTTAATAGTTCTTGTGTTCCTTATCTAACAAATGGCTTCTGtggggggttttgtttttgttgtggtagtgctggggggtgttttttggttttggtttgttacTTTCTGTCTTcttaaggaaaacaatttaaacaaacaaactggaACTTTGGCACATATTAACTATGTAAAAGACTAGCTTTGGCAAGCTTaccttttgttctttgttcagcACCAAATGTGTATCCTGCATTACTTCGGTGTGTTAAAATAGTTCTCTTTTTAGTTCTGGTCTGCCAACTTGTGTGTCATATGATCTTCTCCATGTAGATGGAACAGAAGTGTGTTGGTCATACAAGATCATTCCTGTGCAGTAAAAGGTTGAGGCTTAAGTGGCAATGTTGAAACATACCCTCAGGCGCTGCCCATACATCAAGTATATCAGTGAAAAGGTTACTGACAATTTACTTGTGTTATACACCGTTGCTGGCATTTGCTGCTCAGTATCTATGAAGTAATGTTAAAATTGCCTGGAGCTAGTCTGAAGCAGAAACTTCACAGGACAATCTTAGTGGCAGCTGCTGGGTTATAGGGAGAGGAAAGGACCAGGTAAGAGCCTGGAGACATTAAACTCTGGCAGTGTAATAGGTTCTCTTGCTATCTCATTAGTCACAGTTATAAGACCATTTAAGCTTCAAGAATGGGTAAGAAGTTAAGCTACTTCAATTCAGAATGTCTGAAAAGCATCTGTTTATTGCAAAGGAGAATATAAACAGAGCCACTATCAACAGAGTAACATTGGAGAGAGACCGGAGTGAGACCTGCCCCTCACTGACTCCAGTTTAAAATGTTATGCATGCCAGGAATTTCCACTGATCTCAAGGGTATCCACTGTGACCAATTAATTAAAAGCCTAGAGATACTGGGGTTTGTTGAAAAGAGCAATTTAAGGTAGATTATATTGATTTGCTCAGTTTGCTTTATCTACAAGACGGCTTTGAAATGAACTTCAAGCATATATTTTCATCTATGTAAAAAAATTGTCTAAGATATATTGCATATTATATGTTATCATTAACTATGATTGGCTTAAAAGGCCCAATCGTGCTCTCTTTGAAGCCCATGGCTGTTTTGATATTAACTTAAATGATAGCAAGATCACACACTTAAGTATACTCACTGAAAAGACTTCACTATCATCACTACCAGTTTGCCATTATACCTTATGGATGCTCTCTTTGCTTGCAGAGTGAAGATTCTGATGAAGATGAGCCTTGTGCAATAAGTGGTAAATGGACTTTTCAAAGGGACAGCAAGAGGTGGTCCAGGCTTGACGAGTTTGATGTCTTCCCTCcaaaacaggatttgaatccctcatccccagaagCGCCTCTCCTGATTAACGCAGCTAGCCATGAAAGCGTGCTGACAGATCTCAGCGAGCGTCAGGAGGTAGCTTCCATTCACAGCACCAGCAGCACTAGTAGCCACCAAGTCACCCTCCAGAGTGAGGCAACCACCACCAGAACAAACTCAGTCGTTAGTGTTTGCTCATCAGGCAACTTCATAACGAATGATGATTCCTTCAGTAGCTTGCCCTCACCTAAGGAGCTGTCTAGCTTCAGCGTCAACATGAAAGCCAATGAAAAGAATGCCAGGTCTAAAACAAAGAGCCTGTTAAAGAGGATGGAGAGCCTGAAAATCAAGAGCTCTCACCATGGCAAAAATAAAGCCCCTTCCAAGCTGGGTCTTATTATCAGTGGGCCCATCCTGAAAGAAGGCCTGGATGAGGACAAGCTAAAACAGTTTAACTGCATGGAAATTTCTACCCTCAATGGCAATCATATTAATGTCCCCATGGTACGAAAAAGGAGCGTCTCCAATTCCACCCAGACCAGCAGTAGTGGCAGTCAGTCTGAGACAAGCAGCGCCGTCAGCACACCCAGCCCCGTCACAAGAACACGCAGCCTCAGTGCATATAATAAAAGGGTGGGAATGTACCTCGAAGGCTTCGACCCCTTCAACCAATCAACCTTCGGTGATGTCATGGAGCAGAACTTTAAGAACAGGGGAAGTTTTGCAGAAGACACTGTTTTTTTTATCCCTGAAGACCACAAGCCAGGTACTTTTCCCAAAGCACTCTCCAATGGTAACTTCTCCCCATCAGAGAGCAACTCTTCGGTGAACTGGAGAACTGGGAGCTTTCATGGACATGGCCATCTCTCCCTCAGGAGGGAGAACAGTGCAGAAAGCTCCAAGGAACTGATCACTGGGAAAAGGCGCAACTCCTCTAGCTCAGTGGGCAGCCGCCTTAGCATTTATGACAATGTACCAGGCTCAATTCTGTATTCCAGTACAGGTGACTTGGCAGACCTTGAGAATGAAGACATCTTTCCAGAGCTGGATGATATCCTGTACCATGTAAAAGGGATGCAGAAAATAGTGAACCAGTGGTCAGAGAAGTTTTCAGATGAAGGGGACTCTGATTCAGCACTAGATTCGGTTTCCCCATGCCCTTCCTCTCCAAAGCAGATTCACCTTGATGTAAATAATGATCGAACAACCCCCAGTGACCTTGACAGTACAGGAAATTCCTTGACTGAGACTGAAGAGCCCTCAGGAATGCAGGACAGAagggactctggggtgggtgCATCACTGACACGGTCCAACAGGTCAGTAACAGGGGCTTCTGcactagaccagaggtgggcaaactttttggcccgagggacACATCTGGATGGGGAAAATTGTATGCAGAGCcgtgaatgtagggctgggacaaggggttggggtgcaagaggaggtGCAGAGtgcggaagggggctcagggagggggttagggtgcaggaagggtttggggtgcaggctccggcccaGCGCCACTTGCCTTGAGCAgttctggggtggcagtggcacacactggggctaaggcaggctccctacctgctctGGCtccgcaccactcccagaagtggccagcatgtctggcagtggctcctggggtggggtggggtggggcaagtgGCTCCGCCGCACGCTGCCCTCGCCTGTGAGTACTACCCCCaacgctcccattggctgcggttccccattcctagccaatggaagctgcaggggttggtgcctgcaggtgagggcagcacacggagccctgtGTACCATCCtgtcccccccatacacacaggGGGCtgtggtgccagccacttctgggagtggcatggggccagggcaggcagggaccctGCTTTAGCCCTGTTGCATCACAGGGCTGGCAATCGTGCGGgctggattgaaagccctgatgggctggatccggcctgtgggccatagtttgccctcccctacACGAGACCCAATTAAAGCCTTAGCAGAGCAGAAGTTATGGTGATTAAAGCAAATATGTGACTTTTCcatatcagtgtcagaaattAAGGGTAAGGATAATATTTTTATAGCGCCTTTAATCCAGGATGGTTTCCAACCAAGCCACTTTAAAACAGTGTATTTGTTTATTCAGAATGTGTCCACCACCGAAATGCAACTTTCTGCAGTGCAATGAGAGAGTCATCTCCAGCAACATTAAAATAGTTTTTGGGGGTGGGCGAGGAATAACTTGTCAAACTGaaactggggtgtgtggggaatgCAGAATGTAGTTGCCCGAATTTTACATAAGCCAGGATACTAGTGGTGGTATCCCTGCTCTTTCCAAAACAACATCACAAAAGAGACCCCGGCTATGTGGTCAAAGCCTTCATTTTACAACTTGTTCAAAATATGATACTTCCAACAGCATAGTGCTCCTTTCTACCATATTGTGCAAATCACTGGGAGGTAGTTAGTGCTATCATGGCCATCAGCCCAGGTTGTGTGCTCCTACATTAACATCTGGAAATTTTGCCTCATCTACTATATAACAGGAGTTAGGAGTTTCTGATATGTAGTAGATGAGGCAAAATTTCCAGGTGTCGTCAGAGAAATCTCAATATGGAATGGAATGTTCTGCTAAATTGCACATTCTTAAACAACACTCATTAGAACGAATGCCCTCCACATCATTAGAGAGAATCCTTTCATTGTGGCTTCTACATGTATCTTCAAAGACACTTCAATAAATTGCCttattttcccctcctttcctgcAGGCAGAGACTGAGATGGCACGGCTTTCAGAGCTCCCACGGGCCCAGCTTGAGCTCTGTGTCATTACAGATTAATAGCCAGTCTGTGGCACAGATGAACCTACTGCAGAAATACTCTCTTTTGAAGTTAACTGCcctcctggagaaatacacacCTTCCAATAAGCATGGCTTCAGCTGGTAAGGACCATTCAAATCCTAGGGATTTGCCTGTCATGAATGAATACAGAAAACATCACTAATCCCCAACTATCTTCCCTGTTCCTGTTTACTTGCATCTAATTAACATGCATTCTGTCACCTTCCTGGGAGGGCTCCAGCCTCAGAGGACAATAGTAAACCCATTAACCCTTCACTTGTTTTAATGTCATTGGGTGGCAGATACTCATTAATAGGGAGCCACAGAGGGTGGCTGCAATTAGCACAAGAGACATGGGAATGCATTTCAATACAGATGCTCACGGAGCACAGACCAGCTGGCTGT
Encoded here:
- the DLC1 gene encoding rho GTPase-activating protein 7 isoform X5; its protein translation is MKLEISPHRKRSEDSDEDEPCAISGKWTFQRDSKRWSRLDEFDVFPPKQDLNPSSPEAPLLINAASHESVLTDLSERQEVASIHSTSSTSSHQVTLQSEATTTRTNSVVSVCSSGNFITNDDSFSSLPSPKELSSFSVNMKANEKNARSKTKSLLKRMESLKIKSSHHGKNKAPSKLGLIISGPILKEGLDEDKLKQFNCMEISTLNGNHINVPMVRKRSVSNSTQTSSSGSQSETSSAVSTPSPVTRTRSLSAYNKRVGMYLEGFDPFNQSTFGDVMEQNFKNRGSFAEDTVFFIPEDHKPGTFPKALSNGNFSPSESNSSVNWRTGSFHGHGHLSLRRENSAESSKELITGKRRNSSSSVGSRLSIYDNVPGSILYSSTGDLADLENEDIFPELDDILYHVKGMQKIVNQWSEKFSDEGDSDSALDSVSPCPSSPKQIHLDVNNDRTTPSDLDSTGNSLTETEEPSGMQDRRDSGVGASLTRSNRQRLRWHGFQSSHGPSLSSVSLQINSQSVAQMNLLQKYSLLKLTALLEKYTPSNKHGFSWAVPKFMKRIKVPDYKDRNVFGVPLPINVQRTGQPLPQSIQQAMWYLRSHCLDQVGLFRKSGVKSRIQALRQMNESATDSVNYEGQSAYDVADMLKQYFRDLPEPLMTNKLSETFLQIYQYVPKDQRLQAIKAAVMLLPDENREVLQILLYFLGDVTAAVKENQMTPTNLAVCLAPSLFHLNTLKRENSSPRVMQRKQSLGKPDQKDLNENLAATQGLAHMIAECKKLFQIPEEMSRCRNSYTEQDLRPLSLEELGRINSTEPSDYHCYLQDCMDDLLKEIKDKFKGWVSYSTSEQAELAYKKVCEGPPLRLWKATIEVPAVPEEVLNRLLKEQHLWDEDLLDSKVIETLDSQTDVYQWVQNSMAPHPARDYVILRTWRTNLSKGACVLLASSVDHDHAPVLGVRVNVLLSRYLIEPCGSGKSKLTYMCRIDLRGHMPEWYTKSFGHLCASEVAKIRDSFSNKVVKST